One genomic segment of Meiothermus sp. QL-1 includes these proteins:
- a CDS encoding GTP-binding protein — protein sequence MAKGVFERTKPHVNVGTIGHVDHGKTTLTAAITYVAAAANPN from the coding sequence ATGGCCAAGGGCGTGTTTGAGCGGACGAAGCCCCACGTGAACGTGGGGACGATTGGGCACGTGGACCACGGGAAGACGACGCTGACGGCGGCGATTACGTACGTAGCGGCGGCGGCGAACCCGAACG